CTCTTATTGATTTTTCGAGATTATCCGTATAGTATCTGGAATTTTTTTCCGATATATTGAAAATAAAGTCCGCCCCTACTTTTTTACCCTGCTCAAGTCTCCAGTCATCATTTTTCGCACCGATAAGAACTATCCTTCCGGCACCCATTCTCTTTGCAAGCTGGGTCATCATCATGCCCATTGAGCCAGGGCCAAAAACTGCAACAAAATCGCCGGGCTGAATATTTAATTTTCTCAGTCCGTTAAAAGCGCATGCAAGAGGTTCGGTAAACGCACCTGCTGCATAGCTTACAGCTTCCGGAAGCTTGAACAATCCGGTATATCTTGAAACGCAATACTCAGCAAATGCACCGTCAGTAGAAACTCCGGGAACATTTGAATTTTCGCATAAATGCGTTTCACCTTTTGCGCAGGGGATGCAGGCATTGCAATTCTGGACCGGATTTACAACAACCCTGTCGCCGGGTGCGAAAAGACCCAGCATTTCCGGCACTTTCCCAACTTCTACTACTTCTCCCGTAAACTCATGCCCGAGAACTATCGGGCCTTTGCCGCTTGCGGTACCTACAGGAGAAAGTCCGTAATAATAAGAGATATCCGAACCGCATATACCGCAATTCTTAACTTTTACAAGCACATCTATATCCGTTACTTCCGGTATAGGAATCTCTTCCATTTTCATTTTTTCGGCTTCATAAAAAACCTGAGCCTTCATAGTACCTTTCAATTTTCCCTCCTTAAATTTATTTACCATATTTATTAATCAGTTTATCAAGAAATACTTTGCAGTCAGCTGTAACATCCAATGCCTTTGGCCAGAAGCAGAGATCGATTGTCCACCATTCATCTTTATATCCGGCATCAAGTATTGCAGGGATTATTTCATCAAAATCAAGCTTTCCGGTCCCCAGGGGAGCATGAGTGCTTGTATCTCCGTCATGCAGCGTTCCGTCTGAATCTATGAGATGGACATGGCCGATTTTTCCCGTAAGCATATGGGCAAACTGAACAACACCTTTTGGCAAAAGCTCTTTTTCTCCCATCTGTCTTGCTCCAATGACACTTGACATATATGCATGACATGAGTCAAACATAATGGAAAAATTTGGATGGTCTACTTTATAAACCATTCTTACAACTTCACTTGGCTTATTGAACAAAAAGCCCGGCTCAAATTCCCACACAAGCTTTACTCCGTCTTTTGCGCAGATATCTGCAGCTTTGTTCCATACTGATGCAACTTTTTTAAAACAAGTTTCGTAATCCATCCCTGCGGGAATTTCTGTAGGAGGACTGACAGTATCGACTCTTAGCTTGGGTATCTGCATATCAACACATAGTTCAAGATTGCCTTTTACTGCTTTTAAATATTCCTCTTCAGTTGAAGTTGCCGGTGAAGGGAATGGAGCGGCAACGCCGGAAACACCAAGATTGTATTTCTTTAAAAGATTTTTTATCCTGGCTCTTTCTTCCTTTGTGTTTTCAGGAAGGTGCGGCGGAAATGCGCCCAGCTCAAAGCCATCAAACCCAAGCTCGGAAATCCTTTTCAATACATCCTCAAGAGGGATAGGAGCTTCGGAATAACCGCCCCATATATATGCCCAGCCGCCTATTGATGTTTTTTTAGCCATTTTATAACTCCTTTTAACCTTATGATTCTTTTTTTTAATTTATTTGTTCCAGGCACACAAATGACCTGAATAAAATCATTAAAATAAATAACTGATTAAAATCAGCCAAAAATAATATTACTTTTTATAAGGCTTAATCATCGGAACATCAGTGTTTATATCAGGCCCGAAGAATTTGATAATGAGAAGGTTTTCCTTCCCTTCATTTTTTACAGTAAGCGGTCTGACAGCCCTGTCATGTGAAACAAGCAGTTCGTCACAATCAAAATTACCTGCTTCAATTTTATGGCCGCCATAAGTTCCCTTGCCTCTCCAAACCAGCACGCTGTATACGCCTTTTTCCTGTGAAGTAAATGACTGACCGGGTTTTACAACCAATCTTTTGCCTGAGAATTTATGGGTATTGTAATAAATCCAGTGCTCTTCTCCTCCGGACTGTCTTGACTCCTCAACAAAAATATTTGGGAGATGGTGATTTTCATAGAAATAAGGGTCTCCGTTTGCTTCCCAGTCAAGCTGTTCAAGAATGACTCTTTCTCCTTTTGACTCCCTGTCTTCTTTCCTTACATCTTTAAATAAAAGATCTTTGGATATGATTTCACCGGCATTTAAAGCCTGCAGCATTGCAAAGACATCAGAGTCTTCCTGCAATTCTATGGTAAGGGCTGTCCCCGGTGCATGCAGAACACCGGACGGCAGAAAGAATCCCTCCCCGGGTACGTTCAGATACGCTCTTGAATGACTTAGGATCAGATCATCCTTCCAGTCAACAAGATAAGGCAGAAGTATGTCAAATTTCTTTTCATCCACTATGTATGGATGGACGCCAAAAAAAGTCTCAGGATGTGGACCCGTCTCAACATCTTCAGGAAAATAATAGGCTTCGTCTTTTGAATTTCTGCCGACAAGCCGGGCATCTTTTTCCATCTGATGAATGTGGTATGGTATCCTTGCTCCAAAGTCATATATTTTGCAAAGCCTTCCCAGCCCTGTGTGTGTTTTTGAATACTCTTTACCCATTATCAGATCGGGAGCAGCTTCAACGGCATCTTTGAGAAGAATGTTTTCTCCGGAATCAAGATTAAGATAGCTCAATCCTTCGTCTTCCGGACTTATCCTGTTGTCTGCTTTTGTTACAGAAGCAAGCCATCTTTCACAAATAAAACCCCTCTCACCGACATTATAATCTTTTTCGGCCAGCCCGAGCCTCTTTCCCGGCGGAAGAAAATCCCTTGCGACCCATGCAGGTTTTAAATTCAGGATTCCATCGTTTTTTGAAAGAATTTTATAAATTATTTCTTTTGTTTCCACCACTTATGCCTCCGTTCAAATTATTTGTCCTTTAAAATATTTCTCAAAAAATCAAAATACAGCTTGCTTCTAGCTTAAAAGACCTTTTAAGAATTTTAATCCCTTTAAGGCAAGAGCTTCATTACTCTCCTCAGTCTGCCTCCATATTGATGCTGCCTTTGCTATGATTTTATTATCAGGAGTAAAAGATTCTA
This portion of the Actinomycetota bacterium genome encodes:
- a CDS encoding alcohol dehydrogenase catalytic domain-containing protein — its product is MKGTMKAQVFYEAEKMKMEEIPIPEVTDIDVLVKVKNCGICGSDISYYYGLSPVGTASGKGPIVLGHEFTGEVVEVGKVPEMLGLFAPGDRVVVNPVQNCNACIPCAKGETHLCENSNVPGVSTDGAFAEYCVSRYTGLFKLPEAVSYAAGAFTEPLACAFNGLRKLNIQPGDFVAVFGPGSMGMMMTQLAKRMGAGRIVLIGAKNDDWRLEQGKKVGADFIFNISEKNSRYYTDNLEKSIRDVNAGRLADRAIVPTSSNAAFEQAVSISGNCGIIVHYGLPNEDDVFKIPALSFHTMDKEIRSAWLAPLSWAQTIRSIENELVKFDSLVTGTYPLEKTEEAIRLLRTDPGQQIKIQIEVSK
- a CDS encoding sugar phosphate isomerase/epimerase, which codes for MAKKTSIGGWAYIWGGYSEAPIPLEDVLKRISELGFDGFELGAFPPHLPENTKEERARIKNLLKKYNLGVSGVAAPFPSPATSTEEEYLKAVKGNLELCVDMQIPKLRVDTVSPPTEIPAGMDYETCFKKVASVWNKAADICAKDGVKLVWEFEPGFLFNKPSEVVRMVYKVDHPNFSIMFDSCHAYMSSVIGARQMGEKELLPKGVVQFAHMLTGKIGHVHLIDSDGTLHDGDTSTHAPLGTGKLDFDEIIPAILDAGYKDEWWTIDLCFWPKALDVTADCKVFLDKLINKYGK